From the Teredinibacter turnerae T7901 genome, one window contains:
- the tssM gene encoding type VI secretion system membrane subunit TssM — protein MKKLKAFFTNPHVIIGLAFIFVGLLIWFAGPHTKFGDDNTAPLASTTSRLICLIVLLAIWGANNLRSQWLTRKNNDSLVDDITKNQKEAPKGVSPQVTEEVQQINARFTEALTTLKKLKFGGGGKKALYELPWYIIVGPPGSGKTTALVNSGLDFPLAEKFGKGALQGVGGTRNCDWWFTNDAVLIDTAGRYTTQDSHRVADGGAWEGFLSLLKKNRRRRPINGAVVAISLQDLLMQSEDERAQNAKVIRARLDELMEKLQIRFPIYLMFTKTDLVSGFSEFFEDLNRDDRDQVWGLSLPNAPKANQSPDFNFLEEQMGSLISRLYDRVLWRMHQERDPKRRGAIYGFPQQMENLQAIVTGFVQQAFAENRYQFQPYLRGVYFSSGTQDGTPIDRLMSSVSANFGFPRDVAHLATQQGKSFFLSRLFLDVIFPESELVGSNVRYERFIRWAQRATYAALALVTLGTGLIWSGALTRQTMSMGEVQQHVDEYTQEREKVKDWNKDLRVVLPPLNALFQASRVYDQEAHPWLSGMGLYDNRVDAQADAAYKEQLKALLLPRLIDALERSLKQGYEGGDLYNTFRIYMMFGKVDRLEPTLVEQWFNDEWEVALEGEATRRQELKLHLENLLALSLAPLELNPRIVRDTRTTLLRVPVAQRIYQRVKNNAEYNYPVDMLNEFGESVRENFQLEGKDLSMSALYTIDTYERLDLSEGASLIGDVENERWLLADDKDERVDFVGEDLEEISEDVKELYLADYAANWSRLLRNLEVKNYTSINQLNDGLMVFSDAIYSPLKAILQVGKEHTQLTMPLVQDVTAQEDSNSKSRLSRAKRLAAANIETTRVDKQFSELHAMLRESRSGLAPVDGVMQKLQQLQEFVAEISMSPDPGKKSFDVAKARFQGGGGNPITSLRSYAQTQPEPIERWLTSLADETWRLVLANARQYVNVEWRAQVYNPYRQGLSGRYPLAGNSRDEMAMYDFSAFFKPSGTLDVFYQQYISPFVDSRNNLANRVVDKYSIGFNRTTMNQIQKGLTIKNILFRANPEAPSIQLELRPYKMDERHARFTLELGDERLVYNHGPKFWKDVSWSGTGDNNRIRVIFQDLNDRTVDQSYGGPWSWFRLLDASSVTQTNQANVYNVAFKVVAANGEEHSILYQAKTKSIHNSMDRSWLTSLSLAESL, from the coding sequence ATGAAAAAACTTAAAGCATTTTTCACCAATCCGCACGTTATTATCGGGTTGGCGTTTATTTTTGTGGGATTACTTATTTGGTTTGCCGGGCCGCACACCAAATTCGGTGACGACAATACTGCGCCACTTGCCAGTACAACGTCGCGTCTGATCTGTCTGATAGTGTTATTGGCGATTTGGGGAGCCAACAACTTGCGCTCCCAGTGGCTGACGCGAAAAAATAACGACAGTCTTGTTGACGATATTACAAAAAATCAAAAAGAAGCCCCCAAGGGGGTATCCCCTCAAGTCACGGAAGAAGTTCAGCAAATCAATGCCCGTTTCACCGAAGCGTTAACCACACTAAAAAAGCTGAAATTTGGCGGCGGTGGCAAAAAAGCGCTGTACGAATTGCCTTGGTACATCATCGTGGGTCCGCCAGGTTCGGGTAAAACCACCGCCCTGGTAAACTCCGGGCTGGATTTTCCGTTAGCCGAAAAGTTTGGCAAGGGCGCGTTGCAGGGGGTAGGCGGTACCCGAAATTGCGACTGGTGGTTCACCAATGATGCGGTGCTTATTGATACCGCAGGACGATACACAACGCAGGACAGTCATCGCGTTGCAGACGGAGGCGCCTGGGAAGGCTTTCTAAGTCTGCTGAAGAAAAATCGCCGTCGCCGCCCTATTAATGGTGCCGTCGTTGCGATTAGCCTTCAGGATCTGCTGATGCAGAGTGAGGACGAGCGCGCACAAAATGCAAAAGTCATTCGTGCACGTCTTGATGAACTGATGGAAAAGCTTCAAATCCGATTTCCTATTTATCTGATGTTCACTAAAACCGATCTGGTATCTGGTTTTTCAGAGTTTTTCGAAGACCTTAATCGGGACGATAGAGATCAAGTGTGGGGGTTATCGCTTCCCAACGCCCCAAAGGCGAACCAAAGCCCGGATTTTAATTTTTTAGAGGAACAGATGGGGAGCCTGATTAGTCGGCTCTATGATCGCGTGCTCTGGCGTATGCATCAGGAGCGAGACCCAAAACGCCGGGGGGCTATTTATGGGTTCCCGCAACAAATGGAGAATCTGCAGGCAATTGTTACAGGTTTTGTACAGCAGGCGTTCGCAGAAAATCGTTATCAGTTTCAGCCGTATTTGCGCGGCGTTTATTTTTCCAGCGGTACCCAAGACGGAACACCCATAGATCGATTAATGTCATCCGTTTCCGCTAACTTCGGCTTCCCTCGTGACGTGGCTCATTTGGCAACACAGCAGGGTAAAAGCTTTTTCCTTTCCCGCTTGTTTCTGGATGTGATTTTTCCGGAATCGGAATTGGTTGGCTCCAATGTTCGCTACGAGCGGTTCATTCGCTGGGCTCAGCGCGCAACCTACGCGGCCTTGGCTCTCGTTACCCTCGGTACAGGGTTGATTTGGAGCGGTGCACTCACTCGGCAAACAATGTCAATGGGGGAAGTTCAGCAGCATGTGGACGAATACACCCAAGAGCGCGAAAAAGTCAAAGATTGGAACAAGGATTTACGTGTTGTACTGCCCCCGCTGAATGCGCTATTTCAGGCAAGCCGCGTTTACGATCAAGAGGCGCATCCCTGGTTGAGCGGAATGGGTTTGTATGATAATCGGGTAGATGCGCAAGCGGATGCCGCCTATAAAGAACAGCTGAAGGCGTTGCTGCTGCCTCGTTTAATTGATGCACTTGAGCGGTCGCTTAAGCAGGGCTACGAAGGCGGCGATCTTTATAATACATTTCGTATTTACATGATGTTTGGCAAGGTAGATCGTTTAGAACCCACTTTGGTCGAGCAGTGGTTTAATGACGAGTGGGAAGTTGCCTTGGAAGGGGAAGCAACTCGCCGACAGGAATTGAAACTGCATTTGGAAAACCTGTTGGCACTGTCTCTCGCACCTTTAGAATTGAACCCTCGGATAGTACGGGATACGCGGACGACGTTGCTGCGTGTTCCTGTTGCGCAACGGATATATCAACGGGTTAAAAATAACGCCGAATACAATTATCCCGTGGATATGCTCAATGAGTTTGGTGAGTCAGTTCGTGAAAATTTCCAGTTGGAGGGCAAAGATCTCTCTATGTCTGCCCTCTATACCATAGATACCTACGAACGTTTGGATCTATCTGAGGGCGCGTCGTTAATTGGCGATGTGGAAAACGAACGCTGGTTGCTGGCAGACGATAAGGACGAGAGGGTGGATTTTGTTGGCGAAGATCTTGAAGAAATCAGTGAAGATGTTAAAGAGCTTTATCTAGCAGATTACGCAGCAAACTGGTCGCGTTTACTGCGAAACTTAGAGGTGAAAAACTACACCAGTATCAATCAGCTAAACGACGGGCTCATGGTTTTTTCTGACGCTATTTATTCGCCGTTAAAAGCCATTTTGCAGGTCGGTAAAGAGCATACGCAATTGACTATGCCGCTGGTCCAGGACGTAACTGCGCAAGAAGATAGTAATAGTAAAAGTCGACTGTCTCGCGCTAAGCGGCTCGCAGCTGCAAATATCGAAACTACCAGGGTCGACAAACAGTTTAGCGAACTCCACGCGATGTTACGTGAGTCGCGCAGCGGTTTGGCGCCGGTGGATGGTGTGATGCAAAAGCTGCAGCAATTGCAGGAATTTGTCGCTGAGATTTCTATGTCTCCCGATCCCGGTAAAAAGTCGTTCGACGTTGCGAAAGCACGATTCCAAGGCGGCGGCGGAAATCCGATTACCTCGCTGCGCAGCTACGCGCAAACACAACCTGAGCCAATAGAGCGCTGGCTAACAAGCCTGGCGGATGAAACATGGCGACTGGTGTTAGCCAACGCGCGTCAGTACGTGAACGTGGAATGGCGGGCGCAGGTTTACAACCCTTATCGGCAAGGTTTGTCCGGGCGTTACCCGTTGGCAGGTAACAGTCGCGATGAAATGGCAATGTACGATTTCTCCGCTTTTTTTAAACCCTCTGGAACATTGGATGTGTTTTATCAACAGTATATTTCGCCGTTTGTCGATTCGCGAAATAATCTGGCAAATCGCGTTGTTGATAAATACAGTATTGGGTTTAATCGCACCACCATGAACCAAATACAAAAAGGTTTAACGATTAAAAACATTTTGTTCAGGGCGAACCCGGAGGCTCCCAGTATCCAGTTGGAATTGCGGCCCTACAAAATGGACGAGCGTCACGCGCGTTTTACCCTTGAACTTGGAGATGAACGGTTGGTATACAATCACGGCCCCAAATTCTGGAAAGATGTTTCCTGGTCGGGTACCGGCGATAACAACCGAATTCGGGTTATTTTCCAGGACTTGAACGATAGAACGGTTGACCAGTCATACGGTGGCCCCTGGTCCTGGTTCCGTCTGCTAGATGCATCCAGCGTCACTCAGACAAACCAGGCCAACGTTTATAACGTAGCGTTTAAAGTGGTTGCTGCCAACGGGGAAGAGCACAGCATTTTATATCAGGCGAAAACCAAAAGTATTCACAACTCGATGGATCGCTCCTGGTTGACATCGCTCAGTTTGGCGGAGTCACTTTAA
- the tagF gene encoding type VI secretion system-associated protein TagF yields MSVGAAGFFGKLPTHGDFISRDLPSHFIDIWDNWLQLFVSTTQGQLGEEWLDIYLTSPIWRFVFSEGVVDEHVWAGVMLPSVDKVGRYFPFSIVAPLAGSANGLELLTEHQAWFEEIEDIALQALDGQYDLDSLLDAINMVADIQSSAYEKDPSVLGGGAPTSPLLVRTASPTQGLQAAMPALLDAALKNSYASYSAWATLGSDYVEPCIFVARGLPTTSGASSLLEGRWDEWGWPEPYLLLTQPDQPEDSENE; encoded by the coding sequence ATGTCTGTCGGTGCAGCGGGTTTTTTTGGCAAGCTACCCACGCACGGTGATTTTATATCGCGGGATCTTCCCTCCCATTTTATCGATATTTGGGACAACTGGTTGCAGCTGTTCGTATCCACCACACAGGGCCAGCTCGGCGAGGAGTGGTTGGACATCTATCTGACGAGCCCGATTTGGCGATTTGTTTTCAGTGAGGGTGTTGTCGATGAACACGTGTGGGCAGGCGTTATGTTGCCAAGCGTGGATAAAGTCGGACGCTACTTTCCGTTTTCCATCGTCGCGCCGCTGGCTGGTTCGGCAAATGGTTTGGAGCTGCTCACGGAACACCAGGCATGGTTTGAAGAAATAGAGGATATCGCTCTGCAAGCCTTAGATGGGCAGTACGACCTGGACAGCCTGCTCGATGCAATAAATATGGTCGCGGATATCCAGTCTTCGGCCTATGAAAAAGATCCCTCGGTGCTGGGTGGTGGGGCTCCCACATCGCCTTTACTGGTTCGAACGGCATCGCCGACTCAGGGGCTTCAGGCGGCGATGCCTGCGCTCTTGGATGCGGCACTTAAAAACAGTTACGCGAGCTACAGTGCTTGGGCGACATTGGGCTCAGATTATGTCGAGCCATGTATCTTTGTTGCCCGTGGCCTGCCGACCACCAGCGGTGCGAGCAGCTTGCTTGAAGGGCGATGGGACGAGTGGGGGTGGCCCGAGCCATACCTGCTTCTGACGCAGCCGGATCAACCGGAAGATTCCGAGAATGAGTGA
- a CDS encoding PP2C family protein-serine/threonine phosphatase has translation MSDTEFRPIDWRSACETDVGTVREVNEDAILLRPDIHLWAVADGMGGHSVGDIASQTVVAALESIDGADLLSEFVDQVDDALIKANSEIIAYSENYLNSAPMGTTVVSLITRGRVGVCLWVGDSRLYRLRGGELSQLSRDHSQVEELVQMGVITPEQAIDHPDSHVITRAVGGETDVYVDINLFSVQIGDTFLLCSDGLYNAVEIEDIADCLAVREPDDASAELMRRALGNHAKDNVSLVVVRGEAGNC, from the coding sequence ATGAGTGATACAGAGTTTCGCCCCATAGATTGGCGCAGCGCGTGCGAGACCGATGTGGGGACCGTAAGAGAGGTCAACGAGGATGCCATCTTGTTACGCCCAGATATTCATTTATGGGCAGTGGCCGATGGTATGGGTGGCCATTCTGTTGGTGATATTGCCTCGCAAACTGTGGTCGCAGCGCTGGAGTCCATTGACGGTGCCGATTTACTAAGTGAATTTGTTGATCAGGTCGACGATGCGCTGATAAAAGCGAACAGTGAGATCATTGCATATTCCGAAAATTACCTGAACAGTGCCCCGATGGGTACAACGGTAGTTTCCTTAATTACCCGTGGCCGCGTTGGCGTTTGCCTCTGGGTTGGGGATTCAAGGTTATACCGGTTACGTGGCGGTGAGCTGTCGCAGTTAAGTCGTGATCACAGCCAGGTGGAAGAGCTTGTTCAAATGGGGGTGATCACGCCTGAACAGGCGATTGATCACCCGGATAGTCATGTTATAACGCGGGCTGTGGGCGGTGAAACGGACGTCTATGTGGATATAAATCTCTTCAGCGTCCAAATCGGCGACACGTTTTTACTGTGCAGCGATGGCCTATATAACGCTGTAGAAATCGAAGATATCGCCGATTGTCTGGCGGTGCGCGAGCCTGATGACGCCAGTGCTGAACTAATGCGGCGGGCACTGGGTAATCATGCCAAAGATAATGTTTCACTGGTTGTGGTTCGAGGTGAGGCGGGGAACTGTTAA